A section of the Bradyrhizobium oligotrophicum S58 genome encodes:
- a CDS encoding HAD family hydrolase, translated as MADAAASNLDLVIFDCDGVLVDSEVISCQAHADVLSLCGYPITADQVFERFLGRSSKQATLEVEAELGCSLPADFNARLQERLFRAFEQDLHPVAGITDTLDAIDVPVCVASSGSHQRMRVSLGATRLYDRLSPHIFSSSQVENGKPAPDLFLFAAAQMKARPAACVVVEDSLAGIRGGVAAGMTVLGFHGGSHCRTGHADNLRAAGATLVFDDMRQLPAILSRLGQKTGSLAGFSAA; from the coding sequence ATGGCTGACGCAGCGGCTTCGAACCTCGATCTCGTCATTTTCGATTGCGACGGCGTGCTGGTCGACAGTGAGGTGATCTCCTGTCAGGCTCATGCCGACGTGCTCAGCCTGTGCGGCTATCCGATCACGGCGGATCAGGTGTTCGAGCGCTTCCTCGGCCGCTCCTCGAAACAGGCGACGCTGGAGGTCGAGGCCGAGCTTGGCTGCAGCCTGCCCGCCGATTTCAACGCCAGGCTGCAAGAGCGCCTGTTCCGCGCGTTCGAGCAGGACCTGCACCCGGTCGCCGGCATCACCGATACGCTCGACGCGATCGACGTGCCGGTCTGCGTCGCTTCCTCCGGCTCGCACCAGCGCATGCGCGTCAGCCTCGGCGCCACCCGCCTCTACGACCGGCTCTCCCCGCACATCTTCTCATCCTCCCAGGTGGAGAACGGCAAGCCTGCTCCGGATCTGTTCCTGTTCGCGGCGGCACAGATGAAGGCGCGTCCTGCGGCCTGCGTCGTGGTCGAGGACAGCCTTGCCGGTATCCGGGGCGGAGTCGCCGCCGGTATGACCGTGCTCGGGTTCCACGGTGGCAGTCATTGCCGAACGGGCCATGCGGACAACCTGCGGGCAGCCGGCGCCACGCTGGTTTTCGACGATATGCGGCAATTGCCGGCCATTCTGAGCCGGCTGGGCCAGAAAACGGGCTCGCTCGCTGGATTTTCAGCCGCCTAG